The following are encoded together in the Thunnus albacares chromosome 7, fThuAlb1.1, whole genome shotgun sequence genome:
- the LOC122986018 gene encoding NLR family CARD domain-containing protein 3-like has product MDAAEKTEKYPEQPQLPGSSCRFMKSDASMKGRHDFCKEAADSSITSEKSDLPASSCVSMKSDASMKGCPDFNKEDADRDPHDCSESTEMDANAIFKLVEVCGTLIWQRELRKYKRMLFPHLSQSSESENQDKDRLTTEDKQEDSSASEGALKITLHVLKDIGQRELANQLEKHIYGELDVCQRKLRQKLKKYEYIYEGVPQQGNRTLLNKVYTELYITEGASGAINDEHEVRQIEAATRRQATEEKPIKCEDIFEPLLGQDRFIRTVLTKGISGIGKTISVQKFNLEWAEGRVNQDIQLLINLPFRELNLMRDRQCTLIQLLHHFLAEAKESGISNFGKYKLVLIFDGLDECRLPLDFAHNETCCSISEPASVDELLTNLIKGNLLPSAHIWITSRPAAANRIPVDLVDRVTEIRGFNNPQKEEYFRKKISDQNMASKVISHVKSTRSLHIMCHIPVFSWISVTVLQKILEEAEMKRVEEDGDRGEMPKTLTQMYTHFLVYNSLIKTHKYSAGQEASETQSQVNMDEEMILKLGKLAFEHLMKGNMIFYENELNEYNINVNDTAIYSGIFTQISENDVGFHLERVYCFVHLSIQEFFAAMHVLHTFICNNQNLLEPQQTITAQEAPSDITSLLSSAVDKALQSENGHLDLFLRFLLGLSQTSNQTLLKSVLTTMKGSSLRNEEIVEYIKEKIRQNLSPERCINLFHCLSELNDQSLLEEIQNYLSSSRLSETELSPLQWSALVFMLLNTDELDEFDLRKYSRSEEGLLRLLPVIKESRVALLKECNLEEKCCEALAAVLSNSCLKELDLSDNDLKDSGVELLSAGLASPACQLEKLSLPFCGITEIGCGFLAEALRSNPTHLKELDLSYNHPGQLGMELLTSVQKDIEHLTVSLNGNAECYLKSALKKYACELTMDLSTAHSLLSFSEDNKKMTRMKTAQPYPDSPERFTDWGQVLCKEGLSSRCYWEAEWTGEWTGIGVAYKGISRKAKGNDCVLGYNDQSWSLRYCQGKYTAWYKKSDASISVPFFDSKKVGVFLDWSAGTLSFYAISSNTMTHLHTFHAKFSEQLYAGFRLGYDDTSLTLCQPEYP; this is encoded by the exons ATGGACGCTGCcgaaaaaactgaaaagtatCCTGAACAGCCACAACTGCCTGGCTCATCCTGCAGGTTTATGAAAAGTGATGCTTCCATGAAGGGTCGTCATGACTTCTGCAAAGAAGCAGCTGATAG TTCAATTACATCTGAGAAATCAGACCTACCTGCCTCATCCTGTGTGTCTATGAAAAGTGATGCCTCCATGAAAGGTTGTCCTGACTTCAACAAGGAAGATGCTGATAG AGACCCACACGACTGTTCAGAATCAACAGAAATGGATGCCAATGCCATATTCAAG TTGGTGGAAGTTTGTGGCACACTCATTTGGCAGAGAGAGCTTAGAAAGTATAAAAGGATGCTCTTTCCACACCTGTCACAATCTTCTGAGAGTGAAAACCAGGATAAGGACAGATTGACTACTGAAGATAAACAGGAAGACAGCAGTGCCAGTGAGGGGGCTCTGAAGATAACACTACATGTCTTAAAGGACATAGGCCAAAGAGAGCTTGCTAACCAACTGGAGAAAC ACATTTATGGTGAACTTGATGTCTGCCAACGCAAACTCAGACAGAAATTGAAAAAGTATGAATACATATACGAGGGAGTGCCACAGCAAGGAAACCGGACACTTCTCAACAAGGTGTACACCGAGCTCTACATCACGGAGGGAGCCAGCGGAGCCAttaatgatgaacatgaggtcaggcAGATTGAAGCTGCAACCAGAAGACAAGCAACAGAAGAGAAGCCAATCAAATGTGAAGACATCTTTGAGCCCCTCCTCGGACAAGACAGATTCATCAGAACCGTGCTGACTAAAGGAATTTCTGGTATTGGAAAAACTATCTCTGTACAGAAGTTTAATCTGGAATGGGCAGAGGGAAGGGTTAACCAGGATATCCAACTCCTAATTAATCTGCCATTTCGGGAGCTGAATCTGATGAGGGACAGACAGTGCACGCTGATACAGCTTCTTCATCATTTTCTTGCAGAGGCAAAAGAATCAGGGATTTCAAATTTTGGCAAGTACAAGCTTGTGCTGATATTTGATGGGTTGGATGAGTGCCGGCTCCCCCTGGACTTTGCCCACAATGAGACCTGCTGCAGCATCTCAGAGCCAGCTTCAGTGGATGaactgctgacaaacctcatcaagGGGAACCTGCTGCCCTCTGCACACATCTGGATCACCTCCAGACCTGCAGCTGCAAATCGTATTCCAGTTGATCTTGTTGATCGTGTGACAGAGATTCGAGGGTTCAACAACCCCCAGAAGGAAGAGTACTTCAGGAAAAAAATCTCTGATCAAAACATGGCCAGTAAAGTCATCTCACATGTTAAGTCAACCAGGAGCCTCCATATCATGTGTCACATACCAGTCTTCAGCTGGATATCTGTCACCGTTCTGCAGAAGATTTTAGAAGAAGCAGAAATGAAGAGAGTAGAGGAGGACGGGGACAGAGGAGAGATGCCCAAGACTCTGacacagatgtacacacacTTTCTGGTGTACAACTCGTTGATCAAAACTCACAAGTACTCAGCAGGACAGGAGGCATCTGAAACTCAGTCCCAGGTCAACATGGATGAAGAGATGATCTTGAAGCTTGGAAAACTGGCCTTTGAGCACCTGATGAAAGGCAACATGATCTTCTATGAGAATGAACTGAATGAGTACAATATCAACGTCAATGATACTGCGATATATTCAGGAATCTTCACTCAGATCTCAGAGAATGATGTCGGATTTCATCTGGAGAGGGTCTACTGCTTTGTGCATCTCAGCATACAGGAGTTTTTTGCGGCAATGCACGTTTTGCACACATTCATCTGCAACAATCAGAACTTGCTGGAACCACAACAAACCATCACCGCCCAGGAGGCTCCCAGTGACATAACCAGTCTCCTAAGCAGTGCAGTGGATAAGGCCTTGCAGAGTGAGAACGGACACCTAGATCTTTTTCTACGTTTCCTTCTTGGCCTCTCACAGACATCTAATCAGACTTTGTTGAAGAGCGTACTGACCACAATGAAGGGCAGTTCACTAAGAAATGAGGAAATCGTTGAGTACATCAAGGAGAAGATCAGGCAAAATCTGTCTCCAGAAAGATGCATCAACCTCTTCCACTGTCTCAGTGAGCTAAATGATCAGTCTCTTTTGGAGGAGATCCAAAACTACCTGAGTTCCAGCAGGTTGTCAGAGACCGAGCTGTCACCTTTACAGTGGTCTGCTCTGGTCTTCATGTTGCTGAACACAGACGAGTTGGATGAGTTTGATCTGAGGAAATATTCAAGATCAGAGGAGGGTCTTCTGAGACTGTTACCAGTGATCAAAGAATCCAGAGTAGCCTT GCTTAAAGAATGCAACCTGGAAGAGAAATGCTGTGAAGCACTTGCAGCTGTTCTAAGCAATTCATGTCTGAAAGAGCTGGATCTAAGTGATAATGACCTGAAAGACTCAGGGGTGGaactgctgtctgctggactggccAGTCCAGCATGTCAACTAGAAAAACTGAG TCTACCATTCTGTGGAATCACAGAGATTGGCTGTGGATTTTTGGCTGAAGCTCTGAGGTCCAACCCCACCCACTTGAAGGAGCTGGATCTGAGTTATAATCATCCGGGGCAACTGGGAATGGAGCTGCTGACCTCTGTACAGAAGGACATTGAACACCTCACTGTCAG CTTGAACGGCAATGCTGAGTGTTACTTGAAATCAGCTCTGAAGAAAT ATGCATGTGAGCTTACCATGGATCTGAGCACGGCCCATTCACTGCTGTCTTTTTCtgaagacaacaaaaaaatgacacgAATGAAAACAGCTCAGCCATATCCTGACAGCCCTGAGAGATTTACAGACTGGGGGCAAGTGCTATGTAAAGAGGGTCTTTCTTCTCGTTGCTACTGGGAAGCCGAGTGGACTGGAGAATGGACAGGTATAGGAGTGGCTTATAAAGGAATCAGCAGGAAAGCAAAAGGTAATGATTGTGTCCTAGGCTACAATGACCAGTCCTGGAGTCTGCGCTACTGTCAAGGAAAATACACTGCCTGGTACAAGAAGAGTGATGCAAGCATATCTGTCCCATTCTTCGACTCCAAAAAGGTTGGAGTGTTTTTGGACTGGTcagctggcactctgtccttctacgCCATATCATCAAACACCATGACTCACCTGCATACCTTCCATGCTAAATTCTCAGAGCAGCTTTATGCAGGCTTCAGACTGGGATATGATGATACTTCATTAACTCTGTGCCAGCCAGAGTACCCATAA